From the Arvicola amphibius chromosome 2, mArvAmp1.2, whole genome shotgun sequence genome, one window contains:
- the LOC119807680 gene encoding olfactory receptor 4C15-like, with the protein MQNQSFINDFILLGLSQNTKVEKILFVVFLLVYLATIGGNMITATAILYSPALLGAPMYFFLVFLSLLDACTSTVVTPMMIIGFFYERKTISFEGCMVQLFAIHFFTAVEVIILSVMAYDRYVAICKPLHYSSIMNRRLCVLLVGVAWIGGFLHSIIQIVFTLKLPFCGPNIIDHYMCDLFPLLKLACTDTHIFVILVFANSGSICIIIFSLLLVSYGAILFSLRAHSSEGRHKALSTCGSHIIVVVLFFVPCILIYARPSSPFSFEKNTLIFANVLTPLLNPMVYTFRNKEMKNSISKIWKRLIVVSDKY; encoded by the coding sequence ATGCAAAACCAGAGCTTTATTAATGACTTCATACTCCTGGGGCTATCTCAGAACACAAAAGTTGAGAAAATACTGTTTGTTGTGTTTCTGCTAGTCTACCTGGCAACTATTGGTGGTAACATGATAACTGCAACAGCAATTCTCTACAGCCCTGCACTGCTGGGCgcacccatgtacttcttcctggtATTTCTGTCATTACTAGATGCCTGCACTTCTACTGTTGTAACACCCATGATGATCATAGGCTTCTTCTATGAAAGGAAGACCATCTCCTTTGAAGGCTGCATGGTACAACTATTTGCCATACACTTCTTTACTGCTGTAGAGGTGATTATCCTGTCAGTTATGGCTTATGACCGTTATGTGGCCATTTGCAAGCCCTTACACTACTCTTCCATCATGAACCGGAGGCTCTGTGTTCTTTTGGTTGGGGTAGCGTGGATTGGGGGATTCTTGCATTCTATCATACAAATTGTTTTTACATTGAAATTACCCTTTTGTGGACCTAATATCATTGATCATTACATGTGTGACTTATTCCCATTACTGAAGCTTGCTTGCActgacacacacatttttgttattttagtatTTGCCAATAGTGGTTCTATCTGCATCATTATCTTCTCCTTATTACTTGTCTCCTATGGtgctatcttgttttctctgagaGCCCACAGTTCTGAAGGACGACATAAAGCTCTCTCCACCTGTGGATCCCATATTatagttgttgttttgttctttgtcccATGCATATTAATATATGCACGACCTTCATCACCATTCTCCTTTGAGAAAAACACACTTATATTTGCCAATGTCCTGACACCATTGCTCAATCCAATGGTTTACACATTcaggaataaagaaatgaagaattccATCAGCAAAATTTGGAAAAGACTGATAGTAGTTTCTGATAAATACTAA